CCATCGCCGCCGCCGACACCCTGCTGTTGACCATTCCCAACCAGATGGGCGTGGACCTCAACGTGTCCATCCTGCGCAACTTCGCCGAGCGCGTCGCGCCCGCGCTGGGATGGGTTCCCAACACCGATGGGCGGGTCGCGGGGTACGAGATCTAGGAAGCTTCTCGACGTGGCTTACCAACACGTCCGTCAAAGCTACGAAGCCCGGGCCAGCGAATACTCCGAACTCTTTGGCACAATCGACGCCACGGCCGCTGATGACCGGAAGGCCATTGCGGAGTGGGCTGCCAGCGTAGACGGAAATGCACTTGATGCTGGCTGCGGCCCTGGCCACTGGACGGCATTTTCCCATGAGCACGGTACCCACATCGAGGGCCTCGACCTCTCCCCCAGTCTCGTCAGACTTGCCTCTGAGCGATTCCCGAACCTGAGCTTCCAGGTGGGCAACCTCACTTGCCTACCCCACCGCGACAATTCACAGGGCGGGATTTTGAGCTGGTACTCCATAATCCACACCCCGCCAGCAGAGGTTCCTCAGATTCTCAACGAGTTTGCACGGGTATTGCGCCCAGGGGGCACACTCCTGATCGGGTTTTTCAACGGCGCTCGGGTAGAACCTTTTGATCATGCCGTGGTCACAGCCTGGTTCTGGCCTGTGCACGAGATAGAACGGGAGCTTCAGCGCGCCGGATTCGAGATTGTGAAAGCGCATCGTCGAATTGACGAGGGCTGCAGGCCGCATGGTTCTGTACTTGCCCGGCGCCGGAAAACGTAAGGTGGATGGTGTGAGTCTCCACCTCCACCCGGACATCCGCTCCGCAACTAACTCCTATCTCGCCGCTGCTGATCGCCTCCTCCCAGGGGCAATAACGGCCGCGGCTATCGGCGGCTCCGTCGCTTTGAGCGCTTACCGCCCGGGTTCAAGTGACATCGACATCGTCGCAGCCATTTCCGATCAATGGCGTGAGCGGCCAGATCTCATCCGAAGACTCCGTTTGCTGCACTTGTCCCAACTCCCCCGTCTCGCCGGGCGCACGCTGAGCGGCAAGGGCGCGAGTGCCTGCTGCAACACCTCGTTCCTCTGGGATTCCGAGCTTTCCCTCCCAGTCACCTCTATCCGTCCGATCGCGGCACATACTGGTGAGCAATTCACTGATCGGGCGGCTTTCGACGTCAATCCAGTGATTTGGCATCAACTCACCACGGGCGGCATCGTACTGCGCGGCGGCGACATCGAAACATGGGGCCTAAACCCCGAGCCAGAGAAACTAAAGCCCTGGACCAGGAAAAACCTGCTGCAGTACTGGAAACCGCTCATGGAGAAGACCCGCGGGTCCACCCTCCCGATCAGACCAAGCCAGGTGGAGTGGCGCCTTCTGGGCCCGGCGCGCATGCATGCCACGCTTCAGTCTGGCGAGGTCATAAGCAAGCTGGTTGCTACACAACATGCGCTCAATCAATTCCCTGAGCATGCACCAATTATTCGCGTGGCACAGGCACAGCTAACCGGAGAACGCAGGGCGAAAGCGCCGCCTCGGAGGCACTGGCGCAGTCTCACCGTGGACTGCATGGCCGCAATCATCAACGACGCAACAGAGATCCCGAGCGACAAGTAAAACCCAAGCCCCCGCGCGTTAGAGTGGGCACCATGTCCTTGCCCACCCTCGAGCCCGTCGGCGCGCTCCTGCGCGAGCACTCCGAGAAGTTCCGCGACCTCGTCCACGAGCAGCTCTTTTCCACCGAACTGCAGTCGCGCCAGGTCTTCCCCAGCTCCCGAGCCCGCTCGCACCTCGATCTCGCCCCGGCGCTGGCGTGGGTGCTGGAGCGCTCAACTATCGACGCCCGCGTGCCCGACGAGGTCATGCGCACCGCACGCCGCCTGGGACTGAGCCACCGCCGCCACGGTTTTCCCTCGGAGATCTACACGCCCTTCGCGGACATGCTGGTCCACGCCCTGCGGGAGGTGAACTTCCGCGCGGATCCGCAGCTGTCCGCCGGCCTCATCATCCCGGCGGAGACCATCATCCGGAATGTCTGCAACGCCATGCGCGCCTCGGCCAACACGGCCGACTTCGCCGGCGACCCGGCTGCCTTCGCCGCCTCCGTCACCGCGGTGCGCCGCATCAGTTCGCGCATCTCCGTGGTCACCCTCGACGCCGGGCCGGGCCTAGACTACCGCCCCGGTCAGTCCGTGCAGGTCACAGCTCCCTATTTGCCCGGACTGTGGCGCCGGCTCACGCCGGCGGGCACCGCGAACGCAGGCGGCGGGCTGGAGTTCCACGTCCAGGCCGTCTACGGCGGGGATGCCTCCGGCCTGCTCGCGGCCCCGCGCGTGGGCGACTACTGGACCCTCGGCGGCGTCGACGGTGAACTGGAGCTCCCCACCACCGGCGAGCTCACCATCCTCGCCTTCGGCACCGGCCTGGCCGTTGCCGAGTCCGTGCTGTTCTCGCTGGTCAACGAACCCTCACACCCTCGGACGCGGCTCATCGCCGCCGCCGAATACCCCGGCGAACTCTACGATCTCCCCCGCCTGCACCGCCTCGCCGAGTACGCGGACTGGCTCAGCGTCACCGCCGCGGTGGAGAACCCCGAAGACCCGTGGTGGTTGCCGCGGCCGGGCAACCCACGCCTGAGCAGCACCGACGTCAACGCGAAGCTCGTCGATCCCGTCGCACTCGCCGCACCGGGGATCACCCGCGAGATCATCGTCGCTGGTCCGGGCGAGAAGGTGGAAGGGGCCGTCGATAAGCTTCGGGCGTCCGGGGCAGAACACATCCAGACCGTCTCCTACGCCGCCCGGGGGCAGTGGGAGCGTTAGTCCTCGAGGATGGGCAGGGCCTTGCGCGCCTTGCGCACCTTCTCCGGATCGATGTCCGCGTAGATGATCTCGGGCTCGTAGCCGGCCTCGGCGAGGCGGACGCCATCCGGGCCGGCGATGATGGAGTGACCGACGCCCGTGGGGCCGGACTCCTGGCCACCCTTTTCCTCGCCGCCCGGGCGTGCCTGATCCGCGGCGACGACGTAGCTCACTGAGTCCAGCGCGCGGGCGGAGACCAGCGTGCGCCACTGCTCCAGCTTGCCCGGGCCGTCGGCCCAGCTCGTGGGCACGACGATGACCTCGGCGCCGTCGCGGGCGAGGTCCTTGTACTGCTCGGGGTAGCGGATGTCGTAGCAGATGGTCACGCCCACCTTCACGCCGTCGACCTCGACGGAAACCAGGTCGGAACCCGGACGAACGGTGTCGGACTCGCTGTAGTCGAAGGCGTCGTAGGTGTGGATCTTGTCGTAACCGACGTGGTGGCCCGCGCCCGTGACCAGGGCGGTGTTGCTCACGCGGTTGATCTTCTTGCCGTCGATCTCTCGGGTGTCGGCGGGCCGGAACATGCCGGCGACGATGACCACGTCCAGCTCCTGCGCCAGCTCCTTCAGCCCGGTGGCGAAGGGCCCGTCGAGCTCCTCGGCCTGGGTGTCCAGGCGCCCAGAGTCGAAGGCCTGGCTCATGCCCTCGGGAAGCACGACGACACGCGCCCCCTCCCCGGCCGCCTCACGAACGGCCCGCTGGGCGATGGTGAGGTTGTTGTTGATGTCGGACCCGCTGGTCACCTGCACGGCTGCAATCTTCATGCAGGCCACATTAGGACGATCGCACGCGATGTTCCACCCCTTTTTTGGTGGCAGCACAAAACCCCGGCGAACTTTCGTTCGCCGGGGCGGGTGGGTCCAGCGACTACTAGGCCGCCGGGGTCTCGGTCGGAGCCGGGGTCTCGGTCGGAGCCGGGGTCTCGGTCGGAGCCGGGGTCTCGGTCTCCTCGGAGGAGCCCTCGTTCTCGTCGGAGGAGAGGGAGGAGCCCTCACCCTCGGTGGAGGGATCCTGCTCGGAGGAGATGGTCTCCTTGATGCCGGGAAGGTCGAGGGCGGAGGAAGCCTGGTCGACGGCGGTGAGGCCGCCAAGCAGGGCGGTGATGACGGAGATGACGGTGGTGATGACGGTTGCGATACCCATTATGGAGCCTTTCAGTCGGCACACCCCGACTGTCGGGGCGTCTGAAAACAAGCATCTCCCGGGCACACCTCGCGGCACAATGTACTTAAGTACCCTCCTACTCCAACCCCGGTTGCAGCGCAGGTCAGAGGCCTCCGAAGGGCCGATCCTGTGGATAACCCCGCCTGTCCCGCGGCTGTCCACAGGGCCCCGGGCAAAATTTCTCCCCGCGCGCCAGACTTTCGCGCATGAGTTCCTTGTCCGTCACCACCTCCGCCGTCCCCGACCTCCTCGCCGCCCTGCGCCGGGCTCGACCTCCCGCGATGGAGACACCGCTTATCGACGCTCCCCGCACCCACCTCGCCCTCAGCACCGCCACCGCCTCCTGGGTGCGCGCAGCCCACCACCACGCCGAGTCCCGGGAGCTCCACTTTTCCGAGGCGCTGCGATTCCTCCACGCGGTGAGCCGGGCCGACGATCACCTCGCCGGGCGCCTGCGGTGAACGCGACAACCTTCTTCACCGCCGCCGCGTCCCTGCGTTCGGCGGCGGCCGTGGTCTCCGACGAGCGCGGTCGGGTCGCGGCGGAGACCCGGGCGCTTGCCGCGGTGGGCACCGGGGAGGCGCTCAGGGTCCTGCAGGAACGACTGCGTCGCCTGGATTCCCCGCTTGAGCAGCGGGAGACTCAGCTGCGCGGGGTGGCGGAAGTTCTCGAGCAGTCCGGGATCCTCGCCCGCGTCCTGGAGAAGGCGGTGGCAGTCCTCGAACCGGCCGTCGACTCCTCACCCACCGCCGCCGCCCTGCTCCGGCAACTCGATTCGATGGGCACCGCCCTGGACGTCATGTGCGCCCAGCAGATCTCCCGACTGTGCGCACCCACCGCTGACCCGGGCGGCCTGGGGTGGGCGGACTACCCTGACCTGGGTGTCGATGACCTGCACGAACTCAATCTGCTCACCGCCCCGGACACCGTGCGCGTGCTCGCGGCCGCGCACCCCGATCTCCGGATCCTGGAGACCCCGGACGGGGGGTTGGTCGCCGCGGTGGGGGACCTGGAGACCGCAGATTCCGTGATCACCTACGTCGCCGGCGTCGGCTCCTCCGATCCGACGGGATGGTCGGTTCAGGTGGATCGCACCCGCGACCTGGCCCGGGCCACCGGCGGCCCGACCGCGGCCGGTGTCCTGTGGCTGGGTTATCCCGCACCGGAATCGCTCGGCCAGGCGCTGCAGCACTCGCCGGCCCGGGCGGCGGGTCAGGAGCTGGCGGAGTTTCAGGCCGAGTTGGCCAGACGCCGCCCCGACCAGCAACGTTCCGTGCTGGGCTACAGCTACGGTTCGGTCGTCGTCGGCGAGGCAGCCCGGCGCGGTCTCGACGCAGACGACGTCATCCTGCTGGCCTCACCCGGGGTGGGCGTGGGGTCCGTGGCGGAGATGGAACTCCACGGCGAGAACCCCCGGGTCCATGTCTTCACCTCCCCCGGCGATCCCATCAGCCTCCTGACGGGGCCGCGGGGCGGGGTTCACGGTGTGGACCCGGGTTCACCCGGTTTTGGTGCCCGGCCCTGGGATCCGGGTGTCACCGGGGACCACAACAGCTACTTCGACAGCCCCGACTTCCTTGCCGCGGTCGGCGAGGCAGTGCGGGCACCGTGATCCCTGGCACCGTGACCCGGTCAGAACAGGCCGGTCGGCTTCTCCGCGTAGGAGATCAGCAGGTTCTTGGTCTGCTGGTAGTGCGCGAGCATCATGAGATGGTTCTCCCGGCCGATCCCGGATTCCTTGTACCCGCCGAACGCCGCGTGGGCCGGGTAGGCGTGATAGTTGTTGATCCACACCCGACCGGCCTGGATGTCGCGACCGGCGCGGTAGCAGGTGTTGGCGCTGCGTGCCCACACTCCGGCGCCCAGGCCGTAGTCGGTGTCGTTGGCGATCTTGATGGCCTCGTCGTAGTCCGAGAACGTCGCCACCGAGAGCACCGGGCCGAAGATCTCCTCCCGGAAGATGCGCATGTCGTTGGTGCCCTTGAACACGGTCGGCTCGATGTAGAAGCCGCCGTTGAGGCCGTCGATCTGGTTGATGTGACCGCCGGTGAGGGTCTCCGCGCCCTCCTTCGGGCCGATCTCCAGGTAGTCCGTGATCTTGTCCATCTGCTCCTGGCTCGCCTGCGCGCCCATGGCGACATCGGTGTCCAGGGGGTTTCCGGTCTTGATCTTCTTCACCCGGGCGACGGCGAGCTCGAGGAACTCGTCGGCGATGGACTCGTGCACCAGTGCGCGCGACGGACAGGTGCACACCTCACCCTGGTTGAGGGCGAACATGGCGAATCCCTCGACGGCCTTCTCGCGGAAGCTGTCGTCCGCGTCCATGATGTCCGGGAAGAAGATGGACGGCGACTTTCCGCCCAGCTCCAGCGTGACGGGGATGATCTTGTCGGAGGCGGCTTTGTTGATGATCTTGCCCACGGCGGTCGAGCCGGTGAAGGCGATCTTCTTGATCCGGTCCGAGCCGGACAGGGCTACGCCGGCCTCCTCGCCGAGACCGTTGACGATGTTGAGCACGCCGGCGGGCAGCAGGTCCTCGATGAGCGTGATCAGGTAGAGCAGCGAGGCCGGGGTCTGCTCGGCGGGTTTGAGCACGATGCAGTTTCCCGCGGCCAGCGCCGGGGCGATCTTCCACGCCGCCATGAGGATGGGGAAGTTCCAGGGGATGATCTGGCCCACGACGCCGAGCGGCTCGTTGAAGTGGTAGGCGACGGTGTCGTCGTCGAGCTGCGAGAGACGTCCCTCCTGCGCGCGGATGGCCCCGGCGAAGTAGCGGAAGTGGTCGGCGGCCAGGGGGATGTCCGCGGCCAGGGTCTCGCGCACCGCCTTGCCGTTCTCCCACGTCTCGGCGACGGCGAGCTTCTCCAGGTTCTCCT
This sequence is a window from Corynebacterium doosanense CAU 212 = DSM 45436. Protein-coding genes within it:
- a CDS encoding class I SAM-dependent methyltransferase yields the protein MAYQHVRQSYEARASEYSELFGTIDATAADDRKAIAEWAASVDGNALDAGCGPGHWTAFSHEHGTHIEGLDLSPSLVRLASERFPNLSFQVGNLTCLPHRDNSQGGILSWYSIIHTPPAEVPQILNEFARVLRPGGTLLIGFFNGARVEPFDHAVVTAWFWPVHEIERELQRAGFEIVKAHRRIDEGCRPHGSVLARRRKT
- the exaC gene encoding acetaldehyde dehydrogenase ExaC, whose translation is MTIYANPGTDGSVMSYEKRYDNFIGGQWVPPVDGQYMDNVTSVTGEVFCQVARSQEADVEKALDAAWDAAESWGKTSAAERALVLHRIGDRIEENLEKLAVAETWENGKAVRETLAADIPLAADHFRYFAGAIRAQEGRLSQLDDDTVAYHFNEPLGVVGQIIPWNFPILMAAWKIAPALAAGNCIVLKPAEQTPASLLYLITLIEDLLPAGVLNIVNGLGEEAGVALSGSDRIKKIAFTGSTAVGKIINKAASDKIIPVTLELGGKSPSIFFPDIMDADDSFREKAVEGFAMFALNQGEVCTCPSRALVHESIADEFLELAVARVKKIKTGNPLDTDVAMGAQASQEQMDKITDYLEIGPKEGAETLTGGHINQIDGLNGGFYIEPTVFKGTNDMRIFREEIFGPVLSVATFSDYDEAIKIANDTDYGLGAGVWARSANTCYRAGRDIQAGRVWINNYHAYPAHAAFGGYKESGIGRENHLMMLAHYQQTKNLLISYAEKPTGLF
- a CDS encoding alpha/beta hydrolase; this translates as MNATTFFTAAASLRSAAAVVSDERGRVAAETRALAAVGTGEALRVLQERLRRLDSPLEQRETQLRGVAEVLEQSGILARVLEKAVAVLEPAVDSSPTAAALLRQLDSMGTALDVMCAQQISRLCAPTADPGGLGWADYPDLGVDDLHELNLLTAPDTVRVLAAAHPDLRILETPDGGLVAAVGDLETADSVITYVAGVGSSDPTGWSVQVDRTRDLARATGGPTAAGVLWLGYPAPESLGQALQHSPARAAGQELAEFQAELARRRPDQQRSVLGYSYGSVVVGEAARRGLDADDVILLASPGVGVGSVAEMELHGENPRVHVFTSPGDPISLLTGPRGGVHGVDPGSPGFGARPWDPGVTGDHNSYFDSPDFLAAVGEAVRAP
- a CDS encoding FAD-binding oxidoreductase, translated to MSLPTLEPVGALLREHSEKFRDLVHEQLFSTELQSRQVFPSSRARSHLDLAPALAWVLERSTIDARVPDEVMRTARRLGLSHRRHGFPSEIYTPFADMLVHALREVNFRADPQLSAGLIIPAETIIRNVCNAMRASANTADFAGDPAAFAASVTAVRRISSRISVVTLDAGPGLDYRPGQSVQVTAPYLPGLWRRLTPAGTANAGGGLEFHVQAVYGGDASGLLAAPRVGDYWTLGGVDGELELPTTGELTILAFGTGLAVAESVLFSLVNEPSHPRTRLIAAAEYPGELYDLPRLHRLAEYADWLSVTAAVENPEDPWWLPRPGNPRLSSTDVNAKLVDPVALAAPGITREIIVAGPGEKVEGAVDKLRASGAEHIQTVSYAARGQWER
- a CDS encoding aminoglycoside adenylyltransferase domain-containing protein; amino-acid sequence: MSLHLHPDIRSATNSYLAAADRLLPGAITAAAIGGSVALSAYRPGSSDIDIVAAISDQWRERPDLIRRLRLLHLSQLPRLAGRTLSGKGASACCNTSFLWDSELSLPVTSIRPIAAHTGEQFTDRAAFDVNPVIWHQLTTGGIVLRGGDIETWGLNPEPEKLKPWTRKNLLQYWKPLMEKTRGSTLPIRPSQVEWRLLGPARMHATLQSGEVISKLVATQHALNQFPEHAPIIRVAQAQLTGERRAKAPPRRHWRSLTVDCMAAIINDATEIPSDK
- a CDS encoding carbon-nitrogen hydrolase family protein, with product MKIAAVQVTSGSDINNNLTIAQRAVREAAGEGARVVVLPEGMSQAFDSGRLDTQAEELDGPFATGLKELAQELDVVIVAGMFRPADTREIDGKKINRVSNTALVTGAGHHVGYDKIHTYDAFDYSESDTVRPGSDLVSVEVDGVKVGVTICYDIRYPEQYKDLARDGAEVIVVPTSWADGPGKLEQWRTLVSARALDSVSYVVAADQARPGGEEKGGQESGPTGVGHSIIAGPDGVRLAEAGYEPEIIYADIDPEKVRKARKALPILED